A window of Paenibacillus sp. 19GGS1-52 contains these coding sequences:
- a CDS encoding glycoside hydrolase family 88 protein: protein MPAFTFDEEQIQKTIDRVVDRTLRMDFSWDWPGGVAFYGVCEAYEATGKEEYLIALKTWVDENLAEGLPKLSVNGVSIGHCLLTLYEATGDQKYLDIAIEMAEFLRGKAERFAHGIFQHTVNSLSYVFPQQAWVDTMFMAGYYLLRIGYVLNNREYIEDGLAQYHGHEQFLQNPDTNLYYHGWDHVNQNNMSGMYWARGNSWAALTMAKALRLVEVTHPSFMIIEGSLRDQLAAIVRLQSPEGLWHTVLDDESSYLETSASAGIATAVLMQGRLYNKYSNLALQGILSKIKEDGTVTDVSAGTAVMNDIDGYRQVPKKRIQGWGQGLTLAYLAQVLQTKSNLYG, encoded by the coding sequence ATGCCAGCTTTTACCTTTGATGAAGAACAAATTCAAAAAACGATTGATCGTGTGGTAGACCGTACTCTGCGTATGGATTTTTCCTGGGATTGGCCGGGCGGTGTAGCTTTTTACGGCGTATGTGAAGCTTATGAAGCGACAGGCAAGGAAGAGTATCTCATCGCACTGAAGACTTGGGTAGATGAGAATCTGGCCGAAGGACTCCCGAAGCTTTCCGTCAACGGGGTATCCATCGGACATTGTCTGTTGACTCTATACGAAGCTACTGGAGATCAGAAATACTTGGATATAGCGATTGAAATGGCGGAATTCTTGCGCGGTAAAGCTGAGCGGTTTGCCCATGGGATTTTTCAGCATACGGTGAACTCACTTAGTTATGTATTTCCTCAGCAAGCGTGGGTGGATACGATGTTTATGGCTGGTTATTATTTGCTGCGTATCGGCTATGTGCTGAATAATCGCGAATATATCGAGGATGGGCTGGCCCAATACCACGGTCATGAGCAATTTCTGCAGAATCCGGACACAAACCTGTATTATCACGGCTGGGATCATGTGAATCAGAACAATATGTCCGGGATGTACTGGGCACGCGGGAATTCCTGGGCTGCGCTAACCATGGCGAAAGCTCTGCGTTTGGTCGAAGTTACCCATCCTTCCTTCATGATTATTGAAGGCTCGCTTCGCGATCAACTGGCTGCGATCGTTCGTCTGCAATCACCTGAAGGCTTGTGGCATACCGTGCTGGATGATGAATCCTCTTATCTGGAAACGTCTGCTTCCGCAGGTATTGCCACCGCAGTGTTGATGCAGGGACGTTTGTATAACAAATATTCTAACCTTGCGCTTCAAGGGATCTTGTCAAAGATCAAGGAAGACGGCACCGTTACCGATGTCTCTGCAGGAACCGCGGTTATGAATGATATTGACGGCTACCGGCAGGTGCCAAAGAAACGAATTCAAGGCTGGGGCCAAGGGCTGACGCTGGCTTATCTGGCTCAGGTGCTGCAGACGAAGAGTAATCTCTACGGTTAA
- a CDS encoding GDSL-type esterase/lipase family protein, translating to MESYSFDFGLEVATPGYTKVQPDTRYTLEQGYGFTTDSSVFGRFRGGDDSLRNDFCIPHHAVFLVDLPDGIYRITLFLGDVLADTSTVIRAGNGKFVLDPLNIPAGQWLRESFSLRIRDGQLRLSFSGSAPRINALEIQPDTEALVLYLAGDSTVTDQGESGYPYAGWGQLLPLSFKAGVAVDNRALSGCSSKSFIEEGHLKAIAADIRPRDYLFIQFGHNDSKGDEARHTQPFSTYQEHLRLLLSAARSAGAYPVLVTPVHRRRFNSAGQIVDSHRDYLSAMKELAETEQVPLIDLEQKSRKLFEEYGPEESKELFMWSYPGEYMNHPAGVQDNTHFQIKGARLLAELVVEGIREARLHDLLIHLRQGE from the coding sequence TTGGAATCCTATTCTTTTGATTTTGGTCTGGAGGTTGCAACGCCTGGCTATACCAAAGTACAGCCGGACACGCGTTATACCTTGGAGCAGGGGTATGGCTTCACAACGGATTCGTCCGTATTCGGACGCTTTAGAGGAGGAGATGATTCTTTACGGAATGATTTCTGCATTCCGCACCATGCCGTATTTCTTGTGGATTTGCCAGATGGAATTTACCGGATAACATTGTTTCTGGGTGACGTTCTTGCAGATACCAGCACGGTTATCCGCGCCGGAAACGGGAAGTTCGTGCTGGACCCATTAAATATTCCGGCCGGACAATGGTTGCGGGAATCCTTCTCGCTGAGGATTAGGGATGGGCAGCTGCGGCTGTCTTTCTCCGGCTCTGCGCCGCGGATAAATGCATTGGAGATTCAACCTGATACTGAAGCTCTAGTTCTGTATTTGGCAGGTGATTCCACGGTGACAGATCAAGGAGAGTCCGGTTACCCTTATGCAGGCTGGGGGCAACTGCTGCCGCTAAGCTTCAAAGCTGGCGTGGCGGTAGATAATCGGGCGTTATCAGGATGCAGCTCGAAGAGCTTTATCGAGGAAGGACATTTAAAGGCGATTGCGGCAGATATCAGGCCGCGGGATTACCTGTTTATCCAGTTTGGACATAACGATTCCAAGGGCGATGAAGCTCGGCATACCCAGCCCTTTTCTACCTATCAAGAGCACCTGCGGCTGCTGCTGTCAGCGGCCAGAAGTGCAGGGGCGTATCCGGTGCTTGTAACACCGGTACACCGGAGACGGTTCAATTCGGCAGGCCAAATTGTGGACAGTCATAGGGATTATCTGAGTGCTATGAAGGAATTGGCCGAAACGGAGCAGGTGCCGCTGATTGATCTGGAGCAGAAGAGCCGCAAGCTTTTTGAAGAATATGGTCCGGAAGAGTCGAAGGAATTGTTCATGTGGAGCTATCCCGGTGAATATATGAATCACCCGGCTGGAGTGCAGGATAATACTCATTTTCAGATTAAAGGAGCACGTCTGCTGGCAGAGCTTGTGGTGGAAGGAATCCGTGAAGCCAGACTTCATGATCTGTTGATCCATCTGCGGCAAGGAGAATAG
- a CDS encoding carbohydrate ABC transporter permease translates to MTKLKMKWPLYHVLIGGLAIVMLYPILWMIMSSFKESRLVMVTAQQLFPHPWDWGNYAKGWEGVAGYSFGVFIKNSFVIVIIASFGAVFSSSLVAFGFARNKFVGHGLWFGLMMMTLMLPSDVVLVPQYIIYTKLNWLDSIRPIVIPQFFGVPFFTFLMLQFIRTIPLELDEAATIDGCGKFRLYFKIILPLIRPSMATAAIFSFYWRWEDLLGPVLYLNSPSKYTVSMGLKMFLDSESVSNWGPMFAMSVLSLMPVMIIFFIFQKQIVDGISTSGLKG, encoded by the coding sequence ATGACGAAATTAAAAATGAAATGGCCGCTGTACCATGTTCTTATCGGAGGACTCGCCATAGTTATGTTGTACCCGATTCTGTGGATGATCATGAGTTCCTTTAAAGAAAGCCGCCTAGTAATGGTTACTGCTCAGCAGCTGTTCCCTCATCCATGGGATTGGGGAAATTACGCCAAAGGCTGGGAAGGTGTCGCAGGATACTCATTCGGAGTCTTCATAAAGAATTCATTTGTGATTGTGATAATAGCTTCTTTTGGAGCCGTCTTTTCCTCTTCACTGGTGGCCTTCGGTTTTGCCCGTAACAAGTTCGTAGGGCATGGATTATGGTTCGGCCTGATGATGATGACGTTAATGCTTCCTTCGGATGTTGTACTAGTACCGCAATACATTATTTATACAAAGCTGAACTGGTTGGATAGTATTCGACCGATCGTTATTCCCCAATTCTTCGGCGTACCTTTCTTTACCTTTCTGATGCTGCAGTTCATTCGGACTATTCCATTGGAACTGGATGAAGCAGCTACGATCGACGGTTGTGGCAAATTCCGGCTATATTTCAAAATCATTCTTCCGCTGATCCGTCCATCTATGGCGACAGCAGCAATCTTCTCCTTCTACTGGCGTTGGGAGGATCTGCTCGGACCGGTACTCTATCTGAACTCCCCTTCCAAATACACGGTTTCTATGGGACTGAAAATGTTCCTGGACAGTGAATCTGTATCTAATTGGGGCCCGATGTTCGCTATGTCCGTGCTCAGCTTAATGCCTGTTATGATTATTTTCTTTATCTTCCAAAAGCAAATTGTTGATGGAATCAGCACCAGTGGCTTGAAAGGCTAA
- a CDS encoding sugar ABC transporter permease: MYKKKNTLTSKLKKNLTGYAFISPFVIGFLCFTLVPMIVSLYLSFTKYNLFSPPHWVGMDNYTKMFTNDPKYLHSLKVTFLYVFIGVPLRLGFALFVAMILNTKSRMVGAYRTVYYLPSIIGGSVAVSIMWRNIFSDTGIINGLFSFFGLGPVSWFGDPSASLFMLITLSVWQFGSSMLIFLAGLKNIPGEMYEAASVDGASFFRKFFKITLPLLSSVILFNLVMQTISAFMTFVPAYIISKGEGGPMDGTMLYSLYLFRQAFMFNNMGYASAMAWVMLLLIGIMTGILFKTSKSWVFYESGGGK, from the coding sequence ATGTATAAAAAGAAAAACACACTAACCAGTAAGCTGAAAAAAAATCTGACTGGCTATGCCTTTATTAGTCCGTTCGTAATCGGTTTTCTCTGCTTTACACTAGTGCCAATGATTGTATCGCTGTATCTGTCTTTCACCAAGTATAATCTGTTCTCCCCGCCCCACTGGGTGGGGATGGACAATTATACCAAGATGTTTACGAATGACCCCAAATATCTGCATTCCTTAAAGGTAACTTTTCTTTATGTATTTATCGGTGTGCCACTGAGACTGGGCTTTGCCTTGTTCGTGGCGATGATTCTGAATACGAAATCGCGGATGGTTGGTGCGTACCGCACGGTATATTACCTGCCTTCCATTATTGGCGGCAGTGTCGCAGTTTCGATCATGTGGCGTAATATTTTTAGTGATACCGGGATTATTAACGGATTGTTCAGTTTCTTCGGTCTTGGACCGGTAAGCTGGTTCGGTGACCCAAGCGCTTCGCTGTTTATGCTGATCACGTTGTCCGTATGGCAGTTCGGCTCCTCCATGCTGATATTTCTGGCAGGCTTAAAGAATATTCCCGGCGAAATGTATGAGGCGGCCAGTGTTGATGGGGCCAGCTTTTTCCGGAAGTTCTTCAAGATCACTCTGCCTTTGCTTAGTTCAGTAATCCTGTTTAACCTAGTGATGCAGACGATCAGCGCTTTTATGACCTTTGTGCCGGCCTACATCATATCCAAGGGTGAGGGCGGTCCAATGGATGGGACAATGCTCTATTCTCTCTATTTATTCCGTCAGGCTTTCATGTTCAATAACATGGGATATGCTTCGGCAATGGCCTGGGTCATGCTGTTGTTGATCGGTATTATGACAGGTATCTTATTCAAGACATCGAAATCATGGGTCTTCTACGAATCGGGAGGTGGAAAATAA
- a CDS encoding extracellular solute-binding protein, which produces MLSGCGGGNNNNAAPTDAATNAAASNAPAATSAAEPVTLRIAWWGGDTRHSYTQQVIDMYEAANPNVTIEPEYASFDDYWKKLAPQAAANRLPDIVQMDVSYINQYGSNGQLEDMTPYLNKQIQVADVNENVLATGKIGDKQYGVPLGVNVLGFQYDPELLKKAGVDSIPENWTWDQYKEIALKAKAAGLYMDTSMAADVFFNYYLRTKGMSLYNTDGTALGYEDDALFSDFFGMLSGLIEAGAVPSQDKLSQNKGVIEETDVVKSTGVGMWQWSNQYVALQIAVNRPMALAQMPGPDMEKGLYMQPSMYWSITSNSKAKEEAAKFVDFWTNNVEANKLIKGERGVPISSKIKESLATELSDSGKQVFQFVADMEPKTSPMSPPVGSPEVVALLTDLAEQMNFGQIKPDAAAVQFRKEANAILESR; this is translated from the coding sequence ATGCTGTCCGGTTGTGGTGGTGGGAATAACAACAACGCTGCTCCAACTGACGCTGCAACCAATGCTGCTGCAAGTAATGCACCGGCGGCCACAAGTGCGGCTGAACCAGTGACATTACGCATCGCTTGGTGGGGCGGGGACACAAGACATTCTTATACACAGCAAGTTATTGACATGTATGAAGCGGCCAACCCGAATGTAACTATTGAACCTGAGTATGCATCGTTTGATGATTACTGGAAGAAGCTGGCTCCACAGGCCGCTGCGAATCGTCTTCCCGATATCGTCCAAATGGATGTTTCCTATATCAATCAATATGGATCTAATGGACAACTGGAAGATATGACACCTTATCTAAATAAACAAATCCAGGTTGCTGATGTCAATGAGAACGTGCTGGCTACTGGTAAAATCGGTGACAAGCAGTATGGCGTTCCGCTTGGCGTAAACGTGCTTGGTTTTCAATATGATCCAGAACTGTTGAAGAAGGCAGGGGTAGATTCCATACCGGAGAACTGGACTTGGGATCAATACAAGGAAATTGCCTTGAAAGCAAAAGCAGCAGGCTTGTATATGGATACTTCGATGGCTGCAGATGTGTTCTTCAATTACTATCTGCGGACTAAAGGGATGTCATTGTATAACACTGATGGAACTGCACTCGGGTATGAAGATGATGCGTTGTTTAGTGATTTTTTTGGAATGTTATCTGGTTTGATTGAAGCGGGAGCCGTTCCAAGTCAGGATAAACTGAGCCAGAACAAGGGAGTTATTGAAGAAACAGATGTCGTGAAATCAACCGGCGTAGGCATGTGGCAATGGTCGAATCAGTACGTAGCCTTGCAAATTGCTGTTAACCGTCCAATGGCGCTGGCGCAAATGCCTGGCCCGGATATGGAAAAAGGTCTATATATGCAGCCTAGTATGTACTGGTCCATTACTTCTAACTCCAAGGCTAAAGAAGAAGCAGCCAAATTCGTTGACTTCTGGACGAACAACGTCGAAGCCAATAAGTTGATCAAAGGCGAACGTGGCGTACCGATTTCCAGCAAAATCAAAGAATCATTGGCTACTGAATTATCAGATTCCGGCAAGCAGGTATTTCAGTTCGTAGCTGATATGGAACCCAAAACATCACCGATGAGTCCACCAGTGGGATCCCCTGAAGTAGTGGCGCTGCTGACTGACCTTGCTGAGCAGATGAATTTCGGACAGATTAAGCCGGATGCCGCTGCCGTTCAGTTCCGCAAAGAAGCAAATGCCATTCTCGAGAGTCGGTAA
- a CDS encoding response regulator yields the protein MYRLLLVDDERLILEGMSQVVDWGKAGVELVGTARNGIEALEKIESLRPQIVITDIAMPGLDGLGLVQRCSERFPDVKFIMLTGYKDFDYARTAMQHGVKHYLLKPCNENQIHEALVELVQELEELDSRELFVASMKQRLTKVLPHVKEQFLKEWISNKTYGSHDLEYYQELFGIELNGKFVRLILFRLEDSYEYEHLFALQNIAQDMLQEVLLSATIGSHLLILLEHEEDTVKSDTLLTRIGEVREVFCKFYKIDVTIAVSDADRMIHSRKLYRQTLQCMNHRFYLDAGSLITGSDIPVDELDGGQEIDLEEEQICQLIKAGDIEAVDHELERLFGVLSAQRFDMNVTRSYVLQLYSAMIRLCLPEERSAFTAGMVELAELGTLCGLKVYVKQVAAKLTAIYDRHFISRQSSIVDKMLRIIAEDYQNSELSLGSVAAEMLYMNSDYLGKIFKKVTGEKFSNYVMHYRITKASEHIIRSGDVKVFELAEIFGFGGNAQYFSQVFKKVTGQTPTDFMKPQSN from the coding sequence ATGTATAGATTGCTGCTCGTTGATGATGAACGTCTAATACTAGAGGGTATGTCTCAGGTTGTGGATTGGGGGAAAGCTGGTGTGGAGCTGGTGGGTACCGCTCGAAACGGCATTGAAGCACTGGAGAAGATTGAATCCTTGCGTCCGCAGATTGTCATCACAGATATTGCTATGCCCGGGTTGGATGGTTTGGGCTTGGTGCAACGCTGCAGTGAGCGCTTTCCAGATGTGAAATTCATTATGCTTACCGGATATAAGGATTTTGATTATGCGAGAACAGCCATGCAGCATGGAGTCAAGCATTACTTGCTAAAGCCCTGTAACGAGAATCAGATCCATGAAGCACTGGTAGAGCTGGTACAAGAGCTTGAGGAACTGGATAGCCGAGAGTTATTTGTCGCCAGTATGAAGCAGCGTCTGACCAAAGTCCTTCCCCATGTTAAGGAACAATTCCTGAAGGAATGGATTTCTAATAAAACCTATGGAAGCCATGATTTGGAGTATTATCAGGAGTTGTTCGGCATTGAGTTGAACGGCAAGTTTGTCCGGTTGATTCTGTTCAGACTTGAAGATTCCTACGAATATGAGCATTTGTTCGCCTTGCAAAATATTGCTCAGGATATGCTCCAGGAGGTATTGCTGAGTGCTACGATCGGCAGCCATTTGCTGATTTTATTAGAGCATGAGGAAGACACAGTCAAGAGTGACACTCTGCTCACACGTATTGGCGAAGTAAGAGAGGTCTTTTGCAAATTTTATAAAATAGACGTGACCATTGCGGTCAGTGACGCTGATCGGATGATCCACTCACGCAAGCTGTATCGGCAGACCTTGCAGTGTATGAATCATCGCTTCTATCTTGATGCAGGCAGTCTGATTACAGGTAGTGATATTCCTGTTGATGAACTGGATGGAGGGCAGGAGATCGATTTAGAGGAAGAGCAAATCTGCCAACTAATCAAAGCTGGGGACATAGAGGCGGTAGACCACGAGCTGGAACGACTATTCGGTGTGCTTTCTGCACAGCGATTCGATATGAATGTGACCCGTTCCTACGTTCTGCAGCTGTATTCCGCAATGATCAGATTGTGTCTTCCGGAGGAAAGAAGTGCCTTCACAGCAGGGATGGTGGAACTAGCAGAGCTTGGGACATTGTGTGGTCTTAAAGTATATGTCAAACAAGTGGCCGCCAAATTGACGGCGATTTATGATCGCCATTTCATATCCCGTCAATCGTCGATCGTGGATAAAATGCTGCGAATCATTGCCGAGGATTACCAGAATTCGGAGCTGTCACTAGGTTCCGTTGCAGCTGAGATGCTGTATATGAACTCTGATTATCTGGGGAAAATATTCAAAAAGGTGACAGGTGAGAAATTCTCTAACTACGTTATGCATTATCGGATCACTAAGGCATCAGAGCATATTATCCGCAGTGGGGATGTGAAAGTCTTCGAGTTGGCCGAAATTTTCGGCTTTGGTGGCAATGCCCAGTATTTCAGTCAAGTCTTCAAAAAAGTGACAGGTCAGACACCAACAGACTTTATGAAACCGCAATCGAACTGA
- a CDS encoding sensor histidine kinase — protein MIRRNKSAYNNSGIFNKMIMLICFLLLLSFFISLTVLQYVYRIYDQQIYEKASEVLGMSSISIESELRELEQLSFTVVSDEQIQQCLRQLRNNPQPYERQVLNNKIINRLVAFAGAEKYVYSMMLMDAGDGVMTAGNREGVSQSLQDQLKPLAMEAGGSNVWYNQGTKNSLLAVRQIKSYTGSTFTLDNLGTLVIRIRIDRIIADNTESTTSKGQLIVADTLTGLAIYPEKSILLPQELAREIERPEAYRTASYDSGTYFLAKTKSSYMDWTYINATPFNGMFQQISLVKRLVVIIFACLLLLGLLLGYRFARSIVRPISKLTDRMRKIEMGDLDNLEEQALGMVSQTAQDEVSQLNRTFKMMIRRIRELIDENYSKQLIIRETELKALQAQINPHFLYNTLESINWLAKMNKQSKISEMVEALGYLLRSSIGLKDPLITLEKELSIVHSYVTIQKTRFEERLDFHMDIPKCFQDAMIPKLTLQPLIENAIRYALEPNIEPCTISITVELLEHGLDLRVSDNGPGMTAEFISALQQGRIETRGEGIGLANITERIQLVFGQEWGTGIESISGRGTTIHVRIPYLRGEVKDV, from the coding sequence ATGATACGCAGAAATAAGAGCGCTTACAATAATTCGGGAATATTTAATAAAATGATAATGCTGATCTGTTTCTTATTGTTACTTTCCTTTTTTATCTCCCTAACTGTCCTTCAGTATGTATACCGAATATACGATCAGCAGATTTACGAGAAGGCATCAGAGGTACTAGGGATGTCATCAATCAGCATTGAAAGTGAACTGCGGGAATTGGAGCAGCTATCCTTTACGGTAGTGTCTGATGAACAGATTCAGCAATGCCTGCGCCAGTTGCGTAACAATCCTCAACCTTATGAAAGACAGGTACTAAATAATAAGATCATCAACCGATTGGTGGCTTTTGCCGGTGCGGAGAAATATGTCTATTCTATGATGCTCATGGATGCCGGTGATGGGGTAATGACGGCTGGCAATCGCGAGGGAGTGTCGCAATCCCTTCAGGACCAGCTGAAGCCACTGGCAATGGAAGCCGGCGGCAGTAATGTATGGTACAACCAAGGCACCAAAAACTCCTTGTTGGCTGTCCGGCAGATCAAGTCTTATACGGGTTCAACCTTTACCCTGGATAATCTCGGGACACTTGTCATACGCATCCGCATTGATCGAATTATCGCAGACAATACCGAATCAACAACGAGCAAAGGGCAGCTAATTGTTGCCGACACACTAACTGGGTTAGCCATTTATCCTGAAAAATCGATACTTCTGCCGCAGGAGCTGGCAAGGGAGATAGAACGCCCTGAGGCTTATCGTACAGCAAGCTATGACAGCGGGACTTATTTCTTAGCTAAGACTAAATCATCTTATATGGATTGGACTTACATTAACGCCACTCCTTTTAACGGAATGTTTCAGCAAATTTCTTTAGTCAAAAGGCTGGTAGTTATAATATTTGCTTGTCTTTTACTGCTGGGATTGCTACTGGGTTATCGGTTCGCCCGTAGTATCGTGCGTCCAATCTCAAAGCTGACAGACCGAATGAGGAAGATCGAAATGGGCGATCTGGATAATCTGGAGGAACAGGCGCTCGGCATGGTCTCACAAACGGCACAGGATGAGGTTAGTCAGCTGAACCGGACCTTCAAAATGATGATCCGCCGGATTAGGGAGCTCATTGATGAGAATTATTCGAAGCAGCTTATTATTCGGGAGACTGAGCTTAAAGCACTGCAAGCACAGATAAATCCGCATTTTCTGTACAATACGCTTGAATCTATTAACTGGCTGGCTAAAATGAACAAACAGTCCAAAATTTCCGAGATGGTGGAAGCACTTGGCTACTTGCTGCGCAGCTCCATTGGTCTCAAAGATCCGTTGATCACGCTGGAAAAGGAACTGAGTATCGTTCATAGCTATGTCACCATTCAGAAGACACGGTTTGAGGAAAGGCTTGATTTTCACATGGATATCCCTAAGTGTTTCCAGGATGCCATGATTCCGAAGCTGACACTACAGCCGCTGATAGAGAATGCAATTCGTTATGCGCTCGAACCGAATATTGAGCCATGTACGATTTCAATTACAGTCGAGCTCCTAGAACATGGATTGGATCTGCGGGTAAGTGATAACGGGCCAGGTATGACGGCTGAGTTTATCAGCGCCTTGCAACAAGGCAGAATCGAGACTCGTGGCGAGGGGATTGGACTGGCTAATATCACGGAGCGTATTCAGCTGGTCTTCGGCCAGGAATGGGGTACGGGAATTGAAAGTATATCCGGTAGAGGAACAACAATTCATGTACGGATTCCCTATTTGAGAGGAGAGGTTAAGGATGTATAG
- a CDS encoding ATP-binding cassette domain-containing protein, with protein MLKLDNVSKLFNPGTPDEKIALLGIDLELLSGDFVTIIGSNGAGKSTLMNIISGVMKPDLGDVRVEGKSISHLAEYQRSRWIGRVFQDPMAGTAPHMTIEENLAMAYKRGMNRGFAFGVSAAKRTMFREQLNRLGIGLENRLRAKVGLLSGGERQALSLLMATFTEPQILLLDEHTAALDPSRAELITKLTESIVRELKLTTLMVTHNMEQAIRLGNRLIMMDKGTVVLDIDETRKKDLTVERLLGEFETISGHKLADDRMMLG; from the coding sequence ATGTTAAAGCTCGATAACGTCTCCAAGCTATTTAATCCAGGTACACCCGATGAGAAAATAGCACTGCTCGGCATTGATCTGGAGCTTCTTTCCGGTGACTTCGTCACTATTATTGGTAGCAATGGCGCTGGCAAATCGACACTAATGAATATTATTTCTGGTGTCATGAAGCCGGATCTCGGGGATGTCCGCGTTGAAGGCAAGTCGATCAGTCATTTGGCGGAATATCAACGCAGCCGCTGGATTGGCCGTGTCTTTCAGGACCCTATGGCAGGAACAGCACCACATATGACGATTGAAGAGAACCTGGCGATGGCTTATAAGCGCGGCATGAATAGAGGGTTTGCCTTTGGCGTATCCGCAGCGAAACGCACGATGTTCCGTGAGCAACTAAACCGCTTGGGTATCGGGCTTGAGAATCGTCTGCGCGCTAAAGTGGGATTGTTGTCCGGCGGGGAGAGACAGGCGCTCAGCCTGCTGATGGCTACCTTCACAGAGCCGCAGATTCTCCTGCTGGATGAGCATACCGCAGCCCTTGATCCTTCGCGTGCAGAACTGATCACGAAGCTGACTGAATCCATTGTTCGTGAATTGAAGCTGACTACGCTGATGGTAACGCATAATATGGAACAGGCGATTCGTCTGGGCAACCGCTTAATTATGATGGACAAAGGAACTGTTGTGCTTGATATTGATGAAACCCGCAAGAAAGATCTGACCGTAGAGCGTCTGCTAGGCGAATTCGAAACGATCAGCGGACATAAGTTGGCTGATGATCGAATGATGCTCGGTTAG
- a CDS encoding ABC transporter permease, with protein MIDSLLGAVEMGLLYSFMALGVYITFRILDFPDLTVDGSFTTGGAIAAVMITHGYSPWLATLAALAGGMAAGMCTGLLHTKGKINGLLSGILMMIALYSINLRILDKPNVSLMGENQLFTSVNPLLVMPFIVIAVKVLMDLFLRTDLGLSLRATGDNARMIRSFGVNTDNTTILGISLSNGLVALSGALIAQYSTFADASMGVGMIVIGLASVIIGEAVFGSGSVFRATLAVVLGSIVYRIVVALALRVEWLQASDLKLITAIIVIIALVFPSIQRYFKQRSSGRKRTAELAELALIKKNGGAVDVKAR; from the coding sequence ATGATAGATTCATTGCTTGGAGCAGTTGAAATGGGCTTGTTATATTCATTTATGGCTTTAGGTGTATACATTACTTTTCGGATTTTAGATTTTCCAGATTTGACTGTGGATGGTAGCTTCACAACGGGTGGTGCAATTGCAGCGGTAATGATTACACACGGTTATTCACCATGGTTGGCCACTTTGGCCGCGCTCGCTGGTGGAATGGCGGCTGGCATGTGTACAGGTCTGCTACATACTAAAGGCAAGATCAATGGATTGCTGTCCGGGATTCTGATGATGATTGCACTTTATTCTATTAACTTGCGAATTTTGGACAAACCGAATGTGTCGCTAATGGGTGAAAATCAGCTTTTCACATCCGTTAATCCACTGTTGGTCATGCCATTTATAGTGATAGCGGTAAAGGTGCTAATGGATCTTTTCCTGCGTACCGATCTCGGGTTGTCATTGCGGGCGACAGGTGACAATGCGCGGATGATTCGCAGCTTTGGGGTGAATACGGACAATACGACTATTTTGGGTATCAGCTTGTCCAATGGATTAGTTGCGCTCTCGGGAGCACTTATTGCTCAGTATTCTACATTTGCGGATGCCTCAATGGGTGTAGGGATGATTGTAATCGGTTTAGCCTCCGTAATTATTGGCGAAGCCGTGTTCGGATCTGGTAGTGTATTCCGTGCTACTTTGGCGGTAGTGTTAGGTTCTATCGTTTACCGGATCGTGGTAGCGCTGGCCTTACGCGTGGAGTGGCTACAGGCTTCAGACCTAAAGCTTATAACAGCTATTATCGTTATAATCGCACTTGTATTCCCATCCATTCAGCGCTATTTCAAGCAGAGAAGTTCGGGACGTAAGCGGACAGCTGAATTGGCTGAACTGGCTTTAATCAAGAAGAATGGAGGTGCGGTCGATGTTAAAGCTCGATAA